ATTGCAGGCTACATTCCGGGCATTTTAATGGGCCTTGGGATCATGATTGGTGTCTTGCTATTGGGTAAAAAGTACAAGATCCCACAACAAAAAATCGTTCAACAAGAGAAAACCTTAAAGGTGATTTGGGATGCCGTACCGAGTTTATTTCTCATCCTCATTATTATGGGCGGTATCTTAGGTGGCGCATTCACTGCAACAGAGGCGTCTGCGATTGCGGTGGTGTACAGCTTAATTCTTGGCTTTGCTTACCGTGAATTAAAATTTAAAGACTTAATGCCTATCTTGCTCGATAGCGTGATCACCACATCGATTGTATTGCTGATGATTGCGACGTCTTCTGCGATGTCATGGTCAATGGCGAATGCTGATATTCCAGGGGCAATTGCCGAGTTTGTTCTCAATTACTCAACCAATCCAATCGTCATCATGCTGCTAATGAATTTAATTTTGTTAGTGGTGGGGACGTTTATGGATATGTCTCCGGCGGTATTAATTTTCACTCCGATTTTCTTACCGATTGCGGTCGAGCTTGGTGTCGATCCCATTCAATTCGGCATCATCATGGTATTCAACTTATGTATTGGTATTTGTACGCCACCTGTGGGTACAGCGCTATTCGTCGGTTGCAGTGTTTCCGGCAATAAATTAGGAGAAGTGGTTCCTAAGCTCATTCCGTTATTCGTGATTATGGTCTTAACGCTAGGGCTCATCATTATGATTCCGTCCTTGACCATGTGGTTACCACAATTAGCGGGCTATCAATCTTAAACACGCTCTAATAA
The Vibrio gangliei genome window above contains:
- a CDS encoding TRAP transporter large permease encodes the protein MPDIVYDLLPIVVLFGSLAIFLLIGLPIAFAIGGAALLTIFIDFPIDKASILVSQQLTNGLNSFGLLALPFFIVAGNLMNRGGLANRLINFAMLLGGKLPGSLSHVNIIANMMFGSLSGSAAAAAAAVGGIMKPLQEQHKYPKAFSTAVNVASCPTGLLIPPSNILILYALVSSTSVQYLFIAGYIPGILMGLGIMIGVLLLGKKYKIPQQKIVQQEKTLKVIWDAVPSLFLILIIMGGILGGAFTATEASAIAVVYSLILGFAYRELKFKDLMPILLDSVITTSIVLLMIATSSAMSWSMANADIPGAIAEFVLNYSTNPIVIMLLMNLILLVVGTFMDMSPAVLIFTPIFLPIAVELGVDPIQFGIIMVFNLCIGICTPPVGTALFVGCSVSGNKLGEVVPKLIPLFVIMVLTLGLIIMIPSLTMWLPQLAGYQS